From Enterococcus mediterraneensis, the proteins below share one genomic window:
- a CDS encoding beta-galactosidase codes for MSFFKNMLFGGDYNPEQWPEEVWVEDMRILNLAKINSATINVFSWAQLQPDEMTYDFSTLDKIVTMLTEHNYQIVLATSTAALPAWMSRRYPDVNRTDFEGRPHKFGHRHNACPNSPTFRKYSKKLAGKLAERYGGLENVVCWHISNEYGGECYCENCAKEFQVWLKKKYHTIEALNRAWNMTFWGHTLSSWEDVVVPNALGDAIGQEKTAFAGISIDYRRFMSDSLLRNFTDEKRAIRFYDPETPITTNLMGTYKGLDYFKWAKEMDIVSWDNYPSYDTPVSMTAMCHDLMRGLKDGQSFMLMEQTPSQQNWQPYNSLKRPGQMKNMSYQAVAHGADTVQFFQLRRSVGACEKFHGAVIEHVGHEHTRVFRETAELGRELEKLGDKLLDAMTPAKVGIIFDWANYWALEYTSGPTIELRYVEQIHHYYQELFARNIDVDMISLNSSFEKYDLVIAPCLYMINQEQVQKIDAYVTKGGKFVTTMMSGLVDETDNVHLGGYPGPLKETLGIWVEEFDALPPEKSYQVVFQNGTTCDCRMLCDIIHPDTADVLATYGKGEFYQDTPVITTHQRGEGKAYYVGTMLSREGMREFFDIVLNDMAIPAYSLPEGVEWKTRVKKDQTYHFLLNHTNETIAVTLPVEGVDLLTDQSLTGTVELAPFAVKIITPEAKKG; via the coding sequence ATGTCTTTTTTTAAAAATATGTTGTTCGGCGGCGACTACAATCCCGAACAATGGCCGGAAGAAGTTTGGGTAGAGGATATGCGGATTCTCAACTTAGCAAAGATCAATTCAGCAACAATCAATGTATTTTCATGGGCACAGCTGCAGCCTGATGAAATGACCTATGATTTTTCAACATTAGATAAAATCGTGACCATGCTAACCGAACATAACTATCAAATCGTCCTAGCTACTTCTACTGCTGCACTTCCTGCCTGGATGAGCCGTCGTTACCCTGACGTTAATCGAACGGATTTTGAAGGTCGCCCCCATAAATTCGGTCATCGTCACAACGCCTGTCCTAACAGTCCAACGTTTCGAAAATACAGTAAAAAATTAGCGGGAAAATTAGCAGAACGCTACGGCGGACTAGAAAATGTGGTTTGTTGGCACATCTCCAATGAATACGGGGGAGAATGTTACTGCGAAAATTGTGCTAAAGAATTTCAAGTATGGCTAAAGAAAAAGTATCATACTATCGAGGCATTGAATCGGGCGTGGAATATGACTTTTTGGGGACACACGCTTTCTTCATGGGAAGACGTTGTCGTGCCGAACGCGTTAGGAGATGCCATCGGACAAGAAAAAACAGCCTTTGCAGGAATCTCTATCGACTATCGCCGATTCATGTCAGATTCGCTATTGCGAAATTTCACGGATGAAAAAAGAGCGATTCGTTTTTATGATCCCGAAACACCGATCACAACAAATTTGATGGGAACCTATAAAGGGTTGGACTATTTCAAGTGGGCAAAAGAGATGGATATCGTTTCATGGGATAATTATCCAAGTTATGATACGCCTGTCAGTATGACCGCGATGTGCCATGATTTGATGCGGGGATTGAAAGACGGCCAATCCTTTATGCTGATGGAACAGACACCAAGTCAGCAAAATTGGCAGCCCTATAACTCATTGAAACGCCCTGGACAAATGAAAAATATGAGCTATCAAGCAGTTGCTCATGGAGCCGATACGGTTCAGTTCTTTCAACTGAGACGTTCAGTTGGGGCTTGCGAAAAATTTCATGGAGCGGTGATCGAACACGTAGGACACGAACATACTCGCGTCTTCCGAGAAACAGCGGAACTCGGCCGTGAATTAGAAAAGTTGGGGGATAAGTTACTAGACGCTATGACACCAGCCAAAGTCGGAATCATTTTTGATTGGGCGAATTATTGGGCGTTAGAATACACCAGCGGTCCGACTATCGAGTTGCGATACGTGGAACAAATCCATCATTACTATCAGGAATTGTTTGCGCGGAATATCGATGTGGATATGATTTCTCTGAACAGCAGCTTTGAGAAATATGATCTGGTGATCGCACCTTGCTTGTATATGATCAATCAAGAACAAGTGCAAAAAATCGACGCTTACGTTACCAAAGGCGGAAAATTTGTCACAACGATGATGAGCGGGTTAGTAGATGAGACAGATAATGTCCATCTAGGCGGGTATCCTGGTCCATTAAAGGAAACACTGGGAATCTGGGTCGAAGAATTTGATGCGTTGCCTCCTGAAAAAAGTTATCAGGTCGTTTTCCAAAATGGAACTACTTGCGATTGCCGGATGCTTTGCGATATTATTCATCCTGATACTGCTGATGTTCTGGCAACATACGGCAAAGGAGAATTTTATCAAGATACGCCGGTCATCACCACTCACCAAAGGGGCGAGGGAAAAGCTTATTATGTTGGAACAATGCTTTCAAGAGAAGGAATGCGTGAATTTTTTGATATCGTGCTGAATGATATGGCAATCCCCGCTTATTCATTACCAGAAGGAGTCGAATGGAAAACGCGGGTGAAAAAAGATCAAACCTATCATTTTCTATTGAATCATACTAACGAGACGATAGCGGTGACATTGCCAGTCGAAGGAGTAGATCTATTAACGGATCAATCATTGACGGGTACAGTAGAACTTGCGCCATTTGCCGTTAAAATCATCACACCAGAAGCAAAAAAGGGATAA
- a CDS encoding helix-turn-helix domain-containing protein, whose translation MRYVFNRKDPTLPLVIDSVGTHWEQEPIKRPQGYPYIHWLHTQEGAGSVTINGETFILEKNTSILINRDIPHEYVQLSEQWITAYFTFGGALAAEILALLGIADYLVLDKPLPELNQFIEHLAAAIDADDPAASLKTSGMIYSFLMLIKEVTVTHPRKNQRRLLIQPLIQYMNINYAKPIRNEELAKLVGYSPQYVSKIFKECYQLSPYQYLLELRLRKAKELLVNEPLLSIQEVSEQVGFNDVSYFIAAFKHSEQMTPRKFRQFYYG comes from the coding sequence ATGCGCTATGTATTCAACCGAAAAGATCCCACACTTCCTCTCGTGATCGATAGTGTAGGGACACATTGGGAACAGGAGCCTATCAAAAGACCTCAAGGATATCCTTATATCCATTGGCTTCATACACAAGAAGGTGCCGGGAGTGTCACGATCAATGGAGAAACATTTATTTTAGAAAAAAATACAAGTATCTTAATCAATCGCGATATTCCCCACGAATATGTGCAGCTGTCGGAGCAGTGGATCACAGCCTACTTTACTTTTGGTGGAGCCCTTGCCGCAGAAATACTCGCGCTTTTAGGAATCGCTGATTATTTAGTACTCGACAAACCGTTGCCGGAACTGAATCAGTTTATTGAACATCTAGCAGCGGCAATCGATGCGGATGACCCCGCGGCTTCTTTGAAAACATCTGGAATGATCTATTCTTTTTTGATGCTGATCAAAGAAGTTACTGTCACTCACCCTCGTAAAAATCAACGCCGTTTATTAATCCAGCCCCTCATCCAGTACATGAATATAAATTATGCAAAACCGATTCGAAACGAAGAGCTGGCAAAACTGGTTGGTTACAGCCCTCAATATGTTTCCAAGATCTTTAAAGAATGTTATCAGCTCTCGCCTTATCAATATTTATTGGAGCTGCGACTGCGAAAAGCGAAAGAATTATTAGTCAATGAGCCTCTGCTTTCGATCCAAGAAGTGAGTGAACAAGTAGGCTTCAACGATGTCAGCTATTTCATTGCCGCATTTAAACATAGCGAACAGATGACACCGCGCAAGTTTCGGCAATTTTATTATGGTTAA
- a CDS encoding LysR family transcriptional regulator yields MRIQQLVYLEKIVAHGSINEAAKELFLTQPSLSNAIKELENEMGIQLLLRNKMGVTLTDDGREFMLYARQILDQVNLMEEKYKQKTPRKHAFSVSAQHYAFVVHAFVELIRNVNAAEYQFTLRETETQNILEDVTSFKSELGILYLNNFNRQVMQKLFKEKNLEFTPLFTALPHVFVSRENPLTKKRSVKLEDLTDYPYLSYEQGDVNSFYFAEEILSTLDRKMNIKVSDRATIFNLMVGLNGYTISSGIISSELNDDKIVAIPLEVADTITIGWLKQRQVELSPIAQDYLQRLKEHIRGYGFTID; encoded by the coding sequence ATGCGTATTCAACAATTAGTTTATTTAGAAAAAATCGTCGCTCATGGGTCGATCAATGAAGCGGCGAAAGAACTGTTTTTGACTCAGCCCAGTCTGTCCAATGCCATCAAGGAACTGGAAAATGAGATGGGGATCCAACTGCTTTTGCGGAATAAGATGGGAGTGACGTTGACGGATGACGGTCGGGAATTTATGCTTTATGCCCGACAAATACTGGATCAAGTCAACCTGATGGAAGAAAAATACAAACAAAAGACACCGCGGAAACATGCTTTCTCAGTCTCCGCCCAGCATTATGCCTTCGTGGTCCACGCCTTTGTGGAATTGATCCGCAATGTCAACGCCGCGGAATATCAATTTACGTTAAGAGAAACAGAAACACAGAATATCTTGGAGGATGTCACCAGCTTCAAAAGCGAATTGGGGATCTTATATTTGAACAATTTCAATCGGCAGGTGATGCAAAAATTATTCAAAGAAAAAAATCTGGAATTTACGCCATTATTCACTGCATTGCCTCACGTCTTTGTCAGCCGCGAAAATCCATTGACCAAGAAAAGATCCGTCAAACTGGAAGACTTGACGGACTATCCTTATCTTTCTTATGAACAGGGAGATGTGAATTCTTTTTATTTCGCTGAAGAGATTCTCAGCACATTGGATCGCAAGATGAATATCAAGGTCAGCGATCGCGCCACGATTTTTAATCTGATGGTAGGGCTGAACGGCTATACGATCAGCTCCGGGATCATCAGCAGCGAATTGAACGATGATAAAATCGTCGCGATTCCCTTAGAGGTGGCGGATACTATCACTATCGGCTGGTTAAAGCAGCGTCAAGTTGAACTCAGCCCCATCGCTCAGGATTATTTGCAGCGGCTGAAGGAGCATATTCGCGGCTATGGGTTTACGATCGATTGA